The DNA region AGAACTAAGCAAATTAAGTAAGAacttactattttattttataggttcctggatctctctctctctctctctctctctctctggtAGCCATATTGACGTGTATTACGACAGTCAGCAACATGATAACTTCTTATGCATTATCCGCCAGTCGAaacatatttttcaaattatttaaacaagcaTATTGTAAAGAAGCAGCTCCACCAAAACAGTCAATGCTTTATGATGCTTCTTTGCCGTTTTTTAATCAACGTAAACAGTTTTCACAGCAGGTTACTGAAATTAAATCGTCAGACGATGGACACTCTGTCACCGTCTTGTGGGACGATGGCCACAAGATGAAATACCCCTACATATGGCTACGAGACAACTGTCGGTGTGCTTCGTGTTATGATTCACCTGTTGCAACCAGAAAATTTCTGATCAACGATTTAGATTTGGATGCTAAGTTTAAGTTATCTGAACAGAATGCTGGAGAGCTAATGTTCTATGGGACGGAGGGACATCAGACGATCATCCAGTCGTCATGGTTACGAGATAAAACGTTTGGCACCATCGATATGGGGCCAGTTTTCGATACGAAACTTTGGGGTGCGGATTTGTTGTCGTACCTGCCTAAATTTAAGTATGAAGATGTCCTGACTGATGACGAGATTCTGTACAGGTGGATGCAAAGTGTTAAAATACACGGCATTGCGTTGATTAATGATGCGCCAACACATGATGACGAAGAACTCCGCAATTTAACCGAAAGAATTGGCCATATTCGACAAACATTTTATGGGTGAGTCAGAAGATTTTAAGAGCATTGTTGAAGCAGAATTTTGATGGATGGAAACTAACCGCCAATGCATATTTTCCACTTTGGTTACAATTTACTcaaaagatataaaataaagatttttttgcttttatcaaatataatataacacCATGGGCAGATCCAGGATTGTTTTAATGTGGTGGGAGCActaatatattatttcaattttatgtaaacacatcaggcacagaacatgaaTTCTAACCGcacggtgatatactgaaattgaattaaataatttggaacaataaagatgaggaaatctgtgaggatgaaaaaaagttgtatatatatgtttttacagGGTTGTTTTTGGTGTGAAGTCAAAAAAGGATACATATTTTCCAGGTTACACCTCTGCTGAACTCCCGTTACACACCGATTACACATTTGGAGCAAACACACCTGGGGTATGTTTTGATACATTTTTACTATACATATCACTAATGTGGTTAGAAAGCCCTCGGGCCGAGATAACTAACACTCGGGGCTTTTGCATAGTATATGCCAATCTGTTCACATCaacattaaacaatttaaaaaatattcctTTGGCCCAAAACCATAATTTTTGTAAGGGTTTGGCCAAAGattacaaataaataccattttaaaatagtatttatttgtaGCCACAAATTTTTCGCAAGccacttttaaaattcaaacagTG from Antedon mediterranea chromosome 2, ecAntMedi1.1, whole genome shotgun sequence includes:
- the LOC140040053 gene encoding gamma-butyrobetaine dioxygenase-like codes for the protein MITSYALSASRNIFFKLFKQAYCKEAAPPKQSMLYDASLPFFNQRKQFSQQVTEIKSSDDGHSVTVLWDDGHKMKYPYIWLRDNCRCASCYDSPVATRKFLINDLDLDAKFKLSEQNAGELMFYGTEGHQTIIQSSWLRDKTFGTIDMGPVFDTKLWGADLLSYLPKFKYEDVLTDDEILYRWMQSVKIHGIALINDAPTHDDEELRNLTERIGHIRQTFYGVVFGVKSKKDTYFPGYTSAELPLHTDYTFGANTPGIINFHGLKRAPSGGKSMFVDGFKIANDLKASDPDAHRLLCTGVMSFGLVGFDCGRHFDNRGQSKIINLDKDGQVGKISFSQHARKDGIAKIPMEQVRSFYKAVQKFASVIYAPDNLLKFMIEEGDMVTVDNDRVLHGREKFQTDGSKERALHGAYFDHDEFESRLRILSKQFSKKHN